From the genome of Alkalimarinus coralli:
TTATTCAACGCTCACTCGAGGCGGTTATAAGAATGTGTCATGGGGGGCTGAGTTAGATTCAGATGCAGTGTTTAAGCAAGTTTTGCTGTTTATGCCTAAGTCAAAGTCTGAGCTTGACCTGCTATTTGCGATGGTATCGTCAAGAATGGACGTGGGAGCCGAGCTGTTTCTTGTTGGTGCCAAGAAAGAGGGTATAAATAGTGCTGCCAAGAAGCTGGTATCAGTCGGGGAGCACCCGGAAAAAATAGATATGGCCAGACATTGCCAACTCTGGAGTGTCATTAAGTCCGTTGAGAGCGCACCGTTTAATCTTGACGACTGGTTAGAGGAGTACGAAATTAGTGCGGGCGACGATAAACTAACAGCAGTTTCTATACCGGGTGTTTTCAGCCATGGCCGTTTAGATGATGCCACTGCGTTGTTACTGGACAATTTGGGCAGAATACCTTCTGGCAGGGTGTTAGATTTTGGCTGTGGTTGTGGTGTGCTGGGTGCAATGATTGCAAAACGAAACCCGGAAGCCATGGTTGAAATGGTCGATATTAACGCGTTGTCACTTTACTGTGCCGAGAAGACTCTGTCTCGCAATCAACTAAAAGGACAGGTTTATCCCTCAAACGGATTGCAAGATGTGACAGGCCGTTTTAATGGCGTATTTACAAATCCGCCTTTCCATAGCGGTGTAAAAACAAATTACAGTATTACCGAGACCTTTATTAAGACGCTTCCAGAGCATATGACTAAAAACGCTCCATTGAGGTTAGTGGCTAATAGCTTCCTCAAATACTCTGCGCTTATAGATGCCGCGCTAGAGCGTTTTGACATTGTTACAGAAAACACCAAGTTTCGCGTCTACAAAGCATTTAGGTGATCTTTGCTTTAGTCGGGTAAATATATTAGAGAGCTTTGCACGACGTAATGTGCTTTCAGGCCCCGTAATATTGAGGTACGGGGCTTCCTTTTTTCATATGATTCGTCGATGTCTGATATTCACGGTAATGAGAGTTTACCCAGCAGGAGGGCAGGTGTTCTCCAGATAAAAAGCGCAAATCAGACTTTAAATAGTTCTCAGGGTCGGCCAAATCTTCACCCCACTGGGGCTGGCCTTCGACTTCATGATGAAAAGGGTTTATCAATGCCTGTATATCAATAATATCAACCAACTTACCGTTTGAATCTAGTTTGAGTAACATTGCACCACCTCGAATAAGGTATTTCGGTTCTAATTGACCTGGTTAAATTATAGTCAACTGTTTCCCTTTCTTCTAATGAGTTTGAAAATGAACAAATATGAACACACTCAGGATCGTAATTTTGACGGTTTAGCTGAACACTTTAAGAAAAAAATATACGGTTCGTCGAAAGGTGAAATTAGGCTTCAGTTGCTGTGGGAAGACCTTGAAGAGAACCTTCTCAATCGGCTTGCCGAGAATGATAGCCTGTCAGTGCTCGATGTTGGAGGGGGGATTGGCCAAATTTCGGCAAGGTTGGCAAACAAGGGGCATAAGGTCACCGTTACGGATGTATCCAAGGATATGCTTGATTTGGCAAAAGCGCATTTCGTTGCTGAGGGGGTTGCACCAAGTCACTATCAGCTGAAAAATATTTCACTCAATCAACTGCCTGAGCATATTCAGGCTCCATCCGAGCTTGTTTTATTTCACGCTGTATTGGAATGGCTTGCTGACCCGGAATCAGGCCTTACCAACGTTATAGAGCAGGTTGAAACGGGAGGATATCTATCCTTAATGTTTTATAACAAACACTCCGTGATTATGAAAAACCTGTTAAAAGGCAACTTTAGAAAAGTTGTCTCAAATGACTTTATTGGCGAAAGAGGTGGGCTGACGCCTATAAGCCCGTTAGACCCGGTTGACGTCTATCGCTGGCTTGACGTGGCGGGCTTCGATATTGTGAGCAAAACCGGCATTAGAGTGGTAAACGACTACCTGAGCCGCGACTTACAGAAGAGCAGAAGTTACGAAGATATCCTGCATATGGAAAAGCTCCTGTGTCGTCAGGAGCCTTATCTGTCGTTGGGCCGCTACATCCATGTTATCGCGAGAAAACGGCCCATATAACTGTTTTAGAGACGAGCCCACACTTCGACACGACCGTTCTTGAACACACCTTTATCGCCACTGGTTGTTGCCAATGGCATGTATTGGCCATACCCGGTATAGGCTCTGATTGTTTTCCCGCGTCGTTTGATGGCTGTTTTCACGGAAAGCGCTCTGAGCTCAGATATTAGTTGGGCTCGAAGTTCGTTTGATTGCTTATCCGAGTAGCCAATCAACATAATGTCCTCGTTGGGGATGTTATTGCTATCCATAAAGTAGATAAGCCTGTCGAGATCCCGTTCAGCTTTATTATCGAGCTTTGTTCTTCCTTCCGAAAAGCGGAAGTTTACCGATAGCCTCTGATAGCCCTCGACAAGCTGCTTAAATGAAGAAGGTATCGTTGCATCGTCTTCGGGGATAGATGTCGTAATATTCTGAGACACAAACCCCGTTTCTGTAACCACTTGTTGTCCATCGTAGGTTTCGGAAAATTTGATGAACTCCTTTGCAAAAGGGTTGGTCATGTCGGACTTTGTATACATGTAGAGCCTTCTGGCCAATGGATAGTCTTCAGTGGCTATATTGAGCTTTGTTGGCATCAATGCTCTAGATTCACCATCAGAAATAGCAATAATATTGGTGTTGTTGGTCGATGCGATACCGGTGAAACCAATACCAGAAGGGTCATTACTAACGCTTCTGGCAAGTTCATCATTGGACTCGAATCTTTGGGCTGCTGAGTGCAGAGGGAGGCCTTTCCCGAGTACTAGTTGCTTAAATGTATCCCATGTACCTGACTTATCATCGCGGGCGTAAAGTGTAATGGTTTGATCTGGGCCGCCTAATTGATTCCAGTTTCGGATTTTTCCTGAAAAGACCTTGGCGATTGTTTGCTTGGTCAGTTGTTTGATTGGGTTACTAGCATGCGTAATAACTGCTAGCCCGTCTATTCCAACGATATGTTCATTCCGAACACTTGTCATGTCACCAAACTGTTTTAGCTTATTGATCTCTTTGGCTTTAATCGCTCTGGATGCGGCTGCTATTTGCCCTGAACCATTCAGTAGCGATTTGAAACCAGTACTGGAGCCATGCGCAGCAATTCTGACTTTAGCCTTCCGGCTACTGTTTAGAATGGTCCCCTCAACCACTGTTTCATTAACAATGTCTGTTGTACTAATTAGGATATTGCATACGCCTTTGTTTTTCAGATACGCGGATACCATATTTGGAGCCAGTACTGCACCAATAGTGTTAGAGCC
Proteins encoded in this window:
- a CDS encoding methyltransferase; the encoded protein is MQNTSQVVARNLHLFDKSSLLIVGMPDDDLLSQIEYTQAFTWDYSVYSTLTRGGYKNVSWGAELDSDAVFKQVLLFMPKSKSELDLLFAMVSSRMDVGAELFLVGAKKEGINSAAKKLVSVGEHPEKIDMARHCQLWSVIKSVESAPFNLDDWLEEYEISAGDDKLTAVSIPGVFSHGRLDDATALLLDNLGRIPSGRVLDFGCGCGVLGAMIAKRNPEAMVEMVDINALSLYCAEKTLSRNQLKGQVYPSNGLQDVTGRFNGVFTNPPFHSGVKTNYSITETFIKTLPEHMTKNAPLRLVANSFLKYSALIDAALERFDIVTENTKFRVYKAFR
- a CDS encoding acetyltransferase encodes the protein MLLKLDSNGKLVDIIDIQALINPFHHEVEGQPQWGEDLADPENYLKSDLRFLSGEHLPSCWVNSHYREYQTSTNHMKKGSPVPQYYGA
- a CDS encoding methyltransferase, with product MNKYEHTQDRNFDGLAEHFKKKIYGSSKGEIRLQLLWEDLEENLLNRLAENDSLSVLDVGGGIGQISARLANKGHKVTVTDVSKDMLDLAKAHFVAEGVAPSHYQLKNISLNQLPEHIQAPSELVLFHAVLEWLADPESGLTNVIEQVETGGYLSLMFYNKHSVIMKNLLKGNFRKVVSNDFIGERGGLTPISPLDPVDVYRWLDVAGFDIVSKTGIRVVNDYLSRDLQKSRSYEDILHMEKLLCRQEPYLSLGRYIHVIARKRPI
- a CDS encoding substrate-binding domain-containing protein, whose product is MLVNLRPQRFIILLLIPLLFSSHLTANQNTDSLTSFANELPDREYLFEIHGSNTIGAVLAPNMVSAYLKNKGVCNILISTTDIVNETVVEGTILNSSRKAKVRIAAHGSSTGFKSLLNGSGQIAAASRAIKAKEINKLKQFGDMTSVRNEHIVGIDGLAVITHASNPIKQLTKQTIAKVFSGKIRNWNQLGGPDQTITLYARDDKSGTWDTFKQLVLGKGLPLHSAAQRFESNDELARSVSNDPSGIGFTGIASTNNTNIIAISDGESRALMPTKLNIATEDYPLARRLYMYTKSDMTNPFAKEFIKFSETYDGQQVVTETGFVSQNITTSIPEDDATIPSSFKQLVEGYQRLSVNFRFSEGRTKLDNKAERDLDRLIYFMDSNNIPNEDIMLIGYSDKQSNELRAQLISELRALSVKTAIKRRGKTIRAYTGYGQYMPLATTSGDKGVFKNGRVEVWARL